The Gadus chalcogrammus isolate NIFS_2021 chromosome 10, NIFS_Gcha_1.0, whole genome shotgun sequence genome contains a region encoding:
- the LOC130390610 gene encoding uncharacterized protein LOC130390610: MGNKSGKTEITGPAKVMLEKHGEAALEGLKYWCKLGFPEIGSFSLKRLQELEKRLLESEMKKKSSKLCWCAFYLWEREGQDRKKNQPGTESVESVGIFNLNVTRDIDPDLDCTGGPRANPPSPPPYDNAHEAVSSDTLYPGLEEEVCPPKEEEKAPARSTRPATRSQGNAPQSFQQATATPTKREPVASRLRNQGMAFSPTLKHEDVMDGQFPMIEVLNPQDGSPAYVFRAWRPSDIKDIAEWLPDPAAVGGPAFATSLLELIQQHKASISEVRQLCAYRLTLRWGRIQGDMPGRDEADLMFNWDQGSVYRRLVEGLCERARGAFPMVRDWTAIRKIQQIEGETVADLMDRVEKVFKIHGGLPVPTDRVVQTPYEENLTAAFLDALTDKISEFIETHCIGWRTARLDLIISHATHAENLFMKKEKFGKNRKEETTKKLQLAQLKDLKRPKSIRRERNQGTDRPEGRKFTRDCYYCGSKDHWLRDCPVRKEREEEEDDWKSAPSREVTVNHPKGKDEKRGKDGRGNSY; the protein is encoded by the coding sequence ATGGGTAACAAATCTGGAAAAACGGAGATAACGGGACctgcgaaggtgatgttggagaagcatggtgaagcggctctggagggtttaaaatattggtgcaaactgggctttcctgaaatagggagttttagcttaaaacgATTACAGGAGTTAGAGAAACGATTGTTGGAgtcagaaatgaaaaagaaaagttccaaactatgttggtgtgcattttatttgtgggaaagagagggccaggatagaaaaaaaaatcagccagggacagagagcgtagagagtgtagggatttttaatctcaatgtcacccgagatatagacccggacctggactgcaccggcggaccgcgtgcgaatcccccttctcctcctccgtatGACAACGCCCATGAAGCCGTCTCATCGGACACTCTCTACCCTGGCCTCGAAGAAGAGGTGTGTCCCCcgaaagaagaggagaaggctCCCGCTCGCAGCACGAGGCCTGCAACTCGAAGCCAGGGGAATGCTCCACAATCATTCCAGCAGGCGACGGCCACACCGACCAAGCGGGAACCCGTCGCCAGCCGCTTGAGAAACCAGGGAATGGCGTTCTCCCCAACTCTTAAACATGAGGACGTGATGGATGGACAATTCCCCATGATCGAagtactgaacccccaggatgggagtccagcatacgttttccgtgcatggagacccagtgacattaaggacatagcggaATGGCTCCCAGACCCAGCTGCAGTGGGGGGGCCTGCCTTCGCCACATCCCTCCTTGAGTTGATCCAACAACACAAGGCATCCATCAGTGAAGTGCGCCAACTCTGTGCGTACAGACTGACCCTAAGGTGGGGTCGTATCCAAGGCGACATGCCCGGGAGGGACGAAGCGGATTTAATGTTCAATTGGGATCAAGGGTCCGTGTACCGCCGGCTGGTAGAGGGACTGTGTGAACGGGCCAGGGGGGCGTTCCCCATGGTTAGAGATTGGACCGCTATTCGAAAGATCCAACAAATAGAAGGCGAGACGGTGGCTGACTTGATGGACCGCGTTGAAAAGGTGTTCAAGATCCACGGGGGACTGCCTGTACCAACCGACCGAGTGGTTCAGACTCCGTACGAAGAAAATCTCACCGCGGCCTTCCTGGATGCGTTGACCGACAAAATATCGGAATTCATAGAGACACACTGCATTGGGTGGCGTACCGCCAGACTTGATTTGATTATAAGTCACGCGACCCACGCAGAAAACCTTttcatgaagaaagaaaagttcGGGAAGAATAGAAAAGAAGAGACAACCAAGAAGCTCCAGCTCGCCCAACTGAAGGACCTGAAGCGTCCTAAGTCCATCCGTCGTGAAAGAAACCAAGGAACCGACCGGCCAGAAGGGAGAAAGTTCACCCGGGACTGTTATTATTGTGGCTCCAAGGATCATTGGTTAAGAGATTGCCCCGtcagaaaggagagagaagaagaagaggacgaCTGGAAGTCCGCACCTTCCCGTGAAGTGACTGTAAATCACCCGAAGGGCAAAGATGAAAAGAGAGGCAAAGATGGAAGGGGGAATTCGTATTGA